The following coding sequences are from one Leucoraja erinacea ecotype New England chromosome 2, Leri_hhj_1, whole genome shotgun sequence window:
- the LOC129711677 gene encoding uncharacterized protein LOC129711677, which translates to MVISKLRRHFATFGSPVRLQTDNGRQFTSSEFQAFAAKWNFTHYTSSSKYPQSNGLAERAVCSAKNLLEQSRLSNGDFYLGLLNLCNISRDPTMRSPAQRLMSHMLRPPMPIAQQSLVPKVLQPATVQQRIDHKHEVQCCSHDKSCRPLAPLLPVQVVRMQTATGFSRLATVVGVDDSPRSYLVDFDGTVYRRRRQHLLAANEPQPPPADPYAPPLRFEPAVTNYPTAPCMPRSVRLPRSPPSALPGFGQMISSPARSPSPPSPPSPPPGSPVPAGSPPAFPVGSPPASSFPAAAAPPPLLSGGEGDGAIRTRSGRVVKPPVRYGDFV; encoded by the coding sequence atggttatcagtaaGCTGCGCAGACATTTTGCTACCTTCGGGTCCCCGGTCCGCttacagaccgacaacggccgtcagttcacCAGTTCAGAATTCCAGGCTTTTGCTgcgaagtggaacttcactcactataccagcagctctaaatacccgcagagcaacggcctggccgagcgagctgtctgcagtgccaagaatttgctcgagcagtctcgtctctccaatggtgacttctacctgGGTCTACTCAACCTTTGCAACATCTCACGGGAccctaccatgcgatcccctgcccagcgtctgatgtcccacatgcttcgcccaccgatgccgatcgcccaacaatccctggtgcccaaggtcctccagcctgccaccgtccagcaacggattgatcacaagcatgaggtacagtgctgctctcacgacaagtcctgccgcccgctcGCACCACTACTCCCTGtccaggtcgtccgcatgcagacagcAACCGGGTTCTCCCGACTCGCGACCGTTGTTGGTGTGGACGACTCcccgagatcttacctggtggactttgatggaaCTGTCTACCGCCGGAGACGCCAGCACCTATTGGCCGCTAACGAGCCTCAGCCTCCTCCTGCGGATCCCTACGCTCCTCCGTTGCGTTTCGAGCCTGCTGTTACTAATTACCCCACAGCTccctgcatgccccggtcagttcgcttgccgcgttctcctccctctgcgcttcctggtttcgggcagatgatctcctcccctgctcgttctccttctcctccttctcccccgtctcctcctcctggaTCACCCGTGCCGGCTGGGTCACCTCccgcattcccggttgggtcCCCGCCTGCTTCCTCCTTCCCGGCTGCTGctgctccgcctcctcttctatctggtggggagggtgatggtgctatacgcacacgctcgggtcgggttgtaaaacctcctgtccgctacggtgattttgtttaa